ATTTACAATCTTTGTTCGATTTAGGACTAATGGTAGTATTTGAAGAGTATAAATAGTTTCCTAGAGAGCATGAGCAAGAGTGCTGGAAAATATGATTTAGCTAAACGGATATCATAATGTACTTTAGTGTGCACGTTGTGTAAGAAAACAACGTTGATAATATGGATGAATCGTTTGAAACATGTGCTTTTGGAAAACGGACATGTGCTTTTGAAACGTTACGGATGACATATTTTCGTAATATATACCCCACAGTTTTCTAACGTCGGTTGAACACTTGAACTACAATGTACCAATATAGTTGCAAATAACTTCGGAGAGCTGATGGCGTCTTGAAGAGAACTTCCTCGTGTAAGCATTCCGAAATATTGTTATCTCATTCTAATATCCCTCATTCTTTTGCAACTTCCTTATATGTCTCACACCATCTTCCATTAACCATGAATACATCTTCAAATGAATATGGTCCTCTGACATACTtcaacaataatatcaaatagtACATTTCATCTTCTCTACTATTCAAGAAAAGAGTATAAATAGAtacaaatttataaaatatattaaagaaATTCTTTTGAAGTGTAAATATTAAATTTCTTATCAGTACAATTCGATTAATTACATTTTTTTTGTCCATGTCTTCGATAGGCTGAGGGTTCCGAATATAATACTCTGCAGTATGTACTGAAATACTCAGTGAACATAGAATGGTTGATATTGTCCGACTCAAGATACTTAACATATTTGTGCCACCAAAGCCAACGACTTACGAATGTTTATGTTTTCTTGTCGTGTTTGATtctttctcattctcttttagaATATCTCCATCTTGCTTCTCATCGTTCAAAAATCCCTAGTCTTATACCTTATATATGTGTTCCAGTCTATACGGTGGCCCTAATAACCTATTCTAATCTCTACAAGCGTGTGCGTCCTCTAACACTCTACTAAGCCCCCTTCTCAGTTATTCGATGGCAAAGTAAATAATTTGCATTTGTTATAGCATActctaataaataaaaaattatcaaaaatatcATTATAGTCATTCACGTTGACGTGAAAGCAGTATAGTAAGATTTCATAAAGCAGTTAAAATTATAGATATATTTAAGAATTTACTCATTGTATTCAAAATGAAATAGGATTAGAAACTTTAATCAATAATCTatacaaaatataaaaagttaaaatttataGAAGAATTACACACAAAAAGAAACACGATGTAAGACAGTTGCGAATTTGACATGGAAAAGTACATGAGACAAATCTTTTGAATGATGAAAATCAGTATTATATTACACTAACATTGGTCTTGAATGTAAAATAAACCATTGATCtcttaatatataaaatttagAGTAAAATACTACGTTAATGTATAAGATTTTGATATTCAAAACTAAAAACTATGGCCATTATTTACTTGAACTCCAAAAATGTTATCCCCGTTACGATACAACAGCTACAACTACAAACATTAACATGTCATTATTTTACTTTTACCTTTTGTAGGTGAATAACTTCAGTCGTGCATGATATACATGTAAATGGCTATAATACCTAAAAGTAAATTTTATGCAAGTCATAAAAGAATAGAATATAATTTCTAGAATTTAATTTGGAATGTTAAGATGGAAAAAATCTTCCTACACAAATGTTTTATATCTGTCAATCTAAACCAAATAGAATAGAATTTCTAGAACATGTTATTTTTGTTAAACCAAACAAAATCGGAACACAAAAAGGAAATTAGTAATATTACCAATTATATCCggtattataattatatttaaggttatttttgtccatcaacattgtattcatgcttttataatatatatattttttaatttatatttctgTATATATGACCTATAAGTAAATGCACATATTTGATATATGTATTAGGCATAtttaatgtataatttatgtactCTTGGTAAAATCTgaatatattttatgtatatttgacatgaaatatttttcaacttttcGATGTCTATGCATAAAATATAATGCATATTTCATAATAATGTACATTAAATAATTAGTGTATATTATTGTTATTAGGAGATAATATCAACATTTCACTGTAACTTTTCAAGAAATAGATGATAtattcaatattttattttagtacTATTATTTTAACTGTGATAGTCAATATATAATAGTAATATTTaatatccttttataattatTTGGTTTTCATCTATATATTATTATACACTATATATTCTAGATTTATTAGTTTCATATTCTTTAAATGATACAAAAGCAAAAATAATATAGAAAGACAATATCTTTTagcaagaaaaagagaagagatgCTTGGGTAGTTACAAATGTACATGTTTAAATAGAATGTATATTATCCTAATTTAAATTCCAATTAGAAAAAACTTTAGGCCACATTGTTTCTTTTTCTTGCTAAAAGATATTAAATACAAACCTCTCACTTTAATAGTAACAACGTATAAAAATATCTCGGATAAGATCCCTATAAGAAGAATTAAGTATCAAACTTATTTCACATGGAAATTTCCATTAGCAAATATAAGGAAAAGAAAACGTGATACTCCTAGTTCTCCCAaacaatatttattttaaagtcttaaatattagtaCTTCTATaattcaaataagtaaagatttaaTCATTCAAAATTTCTAGTTGATTTAATGCATGATTCTTAATTTTGAGGGGTGAGAAATTGGTGGATAGATCATAGATGGTTATTCCAGTTTTATAAGTTTTTGTTAAGGAAAGTAAATCTTTCGTTGACATATTTTGTTAATTAACGAATGCTGCTAAGATTCATTAAAAATTTCTTAATTCTTGCATATTTACGTTTTTGCCCTTAAAATAAGGGTACTTTCACGAATGGGCTGAAAATCATAATCCAACCTCATCTAACTAGCAGCTTGGGTTGGGCTGTCCTACCATGTCAAACCCATTTTGACTCTGTATTGGTAACATATAATCCTCACCCCTTATCTATAAAGCCTACGGCTAACTTGTTCTTTCAATTAAGCAACGCATCAACTTCTTTACTCTTTTGCTTCTTTGGGATAAGGTGTAAGTTCTTTTCTCTCGATGTTTTTTACATTAACTTATTCTTCATGTAGTGTTGCtttgttgtttttcttatttattatactTTGTATTTATTGTATTATAGTCAAGGTGAAACTATGTGTTGATATGTAGGTTGAAGGCTTGAAGCTTTCCTTAATAAACTTGGCTTAGCAAAATCATCCATATTTTAAAAAAGAAGCATATCTAATGGTTGAATATTTCTGGGTTTTTTTTTTCTGCGAATATTCATCTGCATATTGTATTTTTCACAATTGTGTATAGTCTTTGTTTTACTGTTTACGTGCTCTTGCTAGGGTTATGCTACCTGTCGGGCCGTTAACCTAACATATATTGTTTAGGCGTTTCTATCAATTTTGATTTTTACATAAATATATGACAAACTATATTTttagcaaaaagaaaaatcataaagaCATACACAATTGAACAAACATGGTTGTGTATTCGGTTATTTTGCAACAGCGTAGTTGTCGGCCTCCTCTAACATATTACTCAAGTAAGAtgtatttgaaaatatattctaACTAATAGTATTCTCTAATTGTTGTaggtttcttcttcaatttcTGCTCAACATAAAGGTGTTCAACCTGTGGATTAATAATTAAAAGTACTTGCCTTGTCGTATGTAGGAATGGGAACTCACGTCCAAGAGGAAATAATTGTCGATATCCTCAGCAGGTTACCTGTTGAGTCTCTTATGCGATTTAAGTGTGTTTCTGGATTTTGGAATACATTAATCTCATCATGTTACTTTAGGACGAAGCATCTCAATATTGCCAGCAGGAACCAAAACCTTCAAAAATTGCTTATTAGCCAAATATCTTATAAGGATGGTGAAGCTAATACCAgcatctctttttcttctttatcttTGAATATTCAAGTCGTACGAAAACTTGATTGCCCGTTAAACTATGAACCAAAGTATGGCAGAATATATTGTTGTTGTGATGGCTTGTTTTTAGTCGGGCTTCAGAATACACCTAAGAGAGATCCTTCGATATTATTGCTATGGAATCCCTCCACAAGAGAAACAATAGTACTTCCTCATTCAGATTACTCCACCGTGGACAGAAATAGATACACTTTTGGATTGGGTTTTGACTCAAGTAGTAATGACTATAAGGTCCTTAAGGTTAATAACGAGGATGACACCCTCAATGAAATTCTCTCAGTTAAAAGTGGTTCTTGGAGAAAACTTGCTAATAAAAGCTGTAGAAATAACGTATCATGCTTGTTTATGCATATGGATTTGGCATTTGTACATGGAGCATTTCATTGGCTAGGACGTATTCAGCTCCCAGAGTTTATTGTGATCTCGTTTAATATTTCAAATGAAACGTACAGAGATGAACCGTTGCCAGAGCCAGTGTGCTTGACGATGACAGTGAGAGAGTCAGTTGTATCAGTGTTGAAAGGAATGTTATGCGTTTATTCTACTTATCATGACGGGAGCACATTTAATTTATGGGTGATGAAACTTTATGGTGTCAAAGAATCTTGGTCTAAAATGCTTACTATACCTGCTATTGGGGTTCCTTTAACTATACCAAAATACATATTTGCTGATGGTGAAGTGCTACTATGTTGTGAATATTCTGAAAGGACTGTATTTAGGACATCGAAAGGACCATTTATTGAATGGCCCGATCTGGTCCGTGATGACATCAATGAAGATTCCATTCTCGATGTATACGTTTATACCCAGAGCTTGATGTCTCCAAAGGCAATCACTAATAAGCTTCGTTAATTCGCATTGCTTAGTAGTAGTATATACTCTACATGTTAAATCATGTTGCAAACTCATATTCTCTTAAGTTTATTTATTCTTGCGAGTTTTTGGAGGTTTCAAGTTTGATTTaccttttattttatattatagtTGGGGATGACTCGTGTACGATATAATAAACCACTCGTTCAGAACATATAAAATCCTTCCAGAACAGTAAGATTTTCCAAAGATAGAAAACCATTTATTGTAAAAGTTAGATTtagtaattagttaattacaGACAAGGCAGATGCACCTTGACTTAAGCGGAAAGTTCGAGATTGCTCAGTGGCATAAAAGAATCCCCCGTTTACTTGATTTGAGCTTCAAAGGAGAAATTAGGAATGACTTTAGATTAATCAACAAGAGTTTGAACAATATAAGGAATTAATTTAATCTGCAATATAATTCTAGGGATAAACATCATCCGTTCTTGTAGCCATAGTTGAGTGAACTTAATGCTCTTAGTTGAATGCGGGGGAATTAACTATTGGGTGATTGAGAATTTCGTTATTTGTTGGGAAAAGGATTTGGCTCCTCGTTTCCTCTCGTTTTTATTACGCTCTTATTAGGATGAGTGACACATTTCTCATTTAATGCTAataatttagatttaattcacCAACctagctttatatatatatatatatatatatatatatatatatatatatatatatatatatatatatatatatagtgggtTAATCACTTACCAAGACAATTTTGgatagagattattttatttacagagtcacCACTTAGAATTGAATTTCAGTGTTCCAAGTAACCTTATTAAATCCCTAGTCAAAAGGAAATTGACTCCATTTATTATTGATCCGCGAAAACAAAAGTGTACGAAATTCTATTGAAATCCACACTTCGGGGTTTTAGTGTCTGGTTTCCATGAATAAAATGGCCAAGCGAATGATAAGTCAAGAAAGCAGCACGCAAATTGCCATCGGGTATCCTATAAAATGGCCAACCGAAAACAATGTTGCTCTGGAACTGGATGTAGATATGCATTGCGCCTCATGTTTTTACTTCTAAACCATGGCTCCCATGTTTCTCATACCACTGCCACAAGTTCTCCAAAGAGATATTCGATATCTCATGTCTGCATAGAGGATCATTAGTAGCTTGACTGCAGAGGCAAGCCCGACAAGTCCGAATACTAACAGATGGGCATATAAATGGAGAGGCAGAATTAAGAAGTTTCTCAAACTCGGCAGCAGGATAGCCATTACCGATCTCAATGGCTTTAGAGGCTAGCTGTGCCCTATGGGCATCATTCACTGCCTGAGAAATGTTTCTCCAATCATTTTCAAGACTATGAAAGGTTTGGATTTTAGCTTCAGGAACGAAGAACTTCGCCGTAGCAGCATTGTCGTAGCCCTGCTCTAGAGTGCATGTGTTATGATTTCTCAACTTCCCAAACTGAGTATCACCAGGTAATGCTTTTATATTTTCTGAATTTTGACCTACATTTATCACTCTGACATTCACTGAGGAAGAAACAGGAGCTTGACATTTAGAAGCCAGTTGCTCATGTGTAACATTTTGACCAGGAGGAGAAACTTCTTTGTCCGCTTTGTCACCCTCTCCATCCACAGCAGGAAGCTCCTGCCGCCGCGCTGTTAGGTCATCGAACTTCTCTGATCTAGATAACAAGTCAAATTGATGTTCAACCATTTGATCATCCACGTTGGATACAACAATCGGGACATCTCCTGTTGCTTCCACATTACGGGAACAAGCTTTGGGATTCGGGATTGGTTTAAGGGAAACATATTGAACATTCCTTTTCTTGTATCTAGCCCTGAAAGAACTTGTTCCAGTTCGAGAATCTGCAACATTAATTGATCTTTTTGCTGAAGCTATTTGAGTAGCTGAACCAAATACATCATCTGATTGCGTGTTAGTCTTCAAACAAACATTTGAAGAGGCTCCATTAACTGGAGATCCTTTCTGACATTGACTTTCATTCTCCTCCAGTGGATCTAAACACTTATTTCTCCTGGgattttttggaaatttgagcTTTTCCTGATTTTCATGTGCGGATTGTGATAATATAATAGAATCATTAGGAAGCTCTTTCTTCAATGTACTCTTTTTCAACCTATCATCAAACAGTGAGAAACCTAAGTTCAATTTTTCCAAGTCACAGTTGCTTACATCAGCATCATTCTTCTGGACCCTTTTCCAAATACAATGATAATTTTCCTTTCTCGCATGGCTATTCTGGTTTCCAGTACTACTTGCATAGACATTTGAGTATTTCGGAACTCTTCTAAAATACTTATCCTTCTTTTCTGTTACATAAGGATTCCCAAGATGCTGCTTTGAACGCTTTTTCCTCTCACCAGCACTGTTTAAGATGTATCCAGCATAAGAAACCTCTGTACTTGCAGGTGATTTACATCCACCCGAACTACATCTTTCATCACTCCTTGAGCCAAGAGCAATAGAGCTCACGGTCATGGCATCTTTGTATCACAGCTTGAGTTATTGAACATCCAACTGCAGATTGCAGCTCATTTAGGCCATTACTGCACTTGAGATTTCTATTCCGCTTCCCCTTCTTTCTAGGTTTTTTCCTTGAGTATCTGTCTGTGGATCTATTTTCCTTAGGGTCATGAATATCCATATTTTCTACACTATTGGCATCAGATCCCCGGGAGATGGTTCCAGGAAATTCACATTCGATAATTGGATTTTGACCAGAAGGAATGATTGATAACATGTCCCATTTCTTTAGATTGCTGAAAGCACCTCCATCGTGTAGAGAGCTTCTAGACGAGATTGATTCAAGAGGAGAGCCAATATTAAAAACTCTTTGAATTTTCTCTCTACcaaacaagaaagaagttaaTGGCAACAACGAACCAACTTGAATTCTATTTACATTTGATTGAAGTGATCTCCGACGGTAGAGATATTGTTGTGGAAGAACAAGAACTCTCCATAGTCCATTGGATTCCAAGACAAAGAATGTGACATCTGTAGACCTGCAAAATGATTCATATGTTAACATATGAACATTGTTAAGCTTAAACCAATATCATGTGAAAAGATATAGGGCCAACTGTTGGTATCTGATGCGATATTTCAATTTATAAGAAAAGCTATAAATGTGGTATATGACGTCAATTCCACTTCCCAACGACGTAGTTGGTATATAGTGACAAGCTACAGAAAATGAACTTCAACAATAATacacaaatacaaaaatatatgtagcTCATCGATAGTACCAAGAAGCTGTCTTTACCTACAATTGCAAAATCTCCAAATAACAGAAGATACTCCATAGTCCTAGAAGAAAGTACCACAATACATGTCAGAACTAATCCAGATGAATGACAAAGAGTTAGTACATCCATGTGATTTGCAGCAATTAATATACACAACCATAGAACATGAACTGAACTTATGCACCTCTAGAGATTTCAGGGACAATGTACTGTCATCCATATCTGGATCTTTCTGAATGATGCTACCTGATCACCTAAGGATACAATGCATTTTTCTGCAACGTAAAGAGAGCACATGGAGATCACCATATGTGCTACTTCAGTAGTCTTCAACTTCAGGGAAATGCATATTG
This DNA window, taken from Nicotiana tabacum cultivar K326 chromosome 4, ASM71507v2, whole genome shotgun sequence, encodes the following:
- the LOC142180300 gene encoding uncharacterized protein LOC142180300, whose protein sequence is MTVSSIALGSRSDERCSSGGCKSPASTEVSYAGYILNSAGERKKRSKQHLGNPYVTEKKDKYFRRVPKYSNVYASSTGNQNSHARKENYHCIWKRVQKNDADVSNCDLEKLNLGFSLFDDRLKKSTLKKELPNDSIILSQSAHENQEKLKFPKNPRRNKCLDPLEENESQCQKGSPVNGASSNVCLKTNTQSDDVFGSATQIASAKRSINVADSRTGTSSFRARYKKRNVQYVSLKPIPNPKACSRNVEATGDVPIVVSNVDDQMVEHQFDLLSRSEKFDDLTARRQELPAVDGEGDKADKEVSPPGQNVTHEQLASKCQAPVSSSVNVRVINVGQNSENIKALPGDTQFGKLRNHNTCTLEQGYDNAATAKFFVPEAKIQTFHSLENDWRNISQAVNDAHRAQLASKAIEIGNGYPAAEFEKLLNSASPFICPSVSIRTCRACLCSQATNDPLCRHEISNISLENLWQWYEKHGSHGLEVKT
- the LOC142179920 gene encoding F-box/kelch-repeat protein At3g23880-like, with the protein product MTTWSLNSLPREIIVDILSRLPVESLMRFKCVSGFWNTLISSCYFRTKHLNIASRNQNLQKLLISQISYKDGEANTSISFSSLSLNIQVVRKLDCPLNYEPKYGRIYCCCDGLFLVGLQNTPKRDPSILLLWNPSTRETIVLPHSDYSTVDRNRYTFGLGFDSSSNDYKVLKVNNEDDTLNEILSVKSGSWRKLANKSCRNNVSCLFMHMDLAFVHGAFHWLGRIQLPEFIVISFNISNETYRDEPLPEPVCLTMTVRESVVSVLKGMLCVYSTYHDGSTFNLWVMKLYGVKESWSKMLTIPAIGVPLTIPKYIFADGEVLLCCEYSERTVFRTSKGPFIEWPDLVRDDINEDSILDVYVYTQSLMSPKAITNKLR